The following coding sequences lie in one Candidatus Nitrospira allomarina genomic window:
- a CDS encoding 4Fe-4S dicluster domain-containing protein — MSLLITEECINCGACLPECPNEAIFETRSAAEEKGNKVGEGQGEGDTVYVITYERCTECVGHFDEPQCAAVCPVDDCCIPDPEIPETTDTLLDKAKQLNPDKEIDPAKVWAGVRN; from the coding sequence ATGTCGTTGCTAATCACAGAAGAGTGCATTAATTGCGGTGCCTGTCTCCCGGAATGCCCCAACGAGGCAATTTTTGAGACACGAAGTGCCGCGGAGGAAAAGGGCAATAAGGTCGGGGAAGGTCAGGGTGAAGGGGACACGGTGTACGTGATCACCTATGAGCGCTGCACAGAGTGCGTCGGGCATTTTGATGAGCCTCAATGTGCGGCTGTTTGCCCTGTCGACGATTGCTGCATACCTGATCCAGAAATCCCTGAGACAACGGATACACTACTGGATAAGGCCAAACAGCTGAATCCTGACAAAGAAATCGATCCAGCGAAAGTTTGGGCCGGCGTTCGAAATTAA
- a CDS encoding DMT family transporter gives MKNASSESSAFSAYAALTTAAVVWGGSVVAQKVALGPFSPVETSVFRGLGALLILIPLWLWREGVVPFSRKDWQNFFFLGIGVLGNHLFVLFGLQFIGAGAAGIIIGSSPAITAFLSSLILKDIPLRVIWLGCLVSFLGVLSISGREAVDGLGSNPLLGGSLVVCALVSWALYTIGCRKTMERFSPLTVTWTTLLLSMIFEIPLLSLSHKVLVTGVESVPVSGWLALLYVMVFATALGQQAWLFGVKGIGPSRAGIFGNLIPVSALCFSVMILGEPVGMREISGIGLILIGVWLVDRQSCAVLVKVP, from the coding sequence ATGAAAAACGCTAGCTCGGAATCCTCAGCGTTTTCCGCCTACGCTGCCCTCACGACTGCTGCAGTGGTCTGGGGAGGGTCGGTGGTTGCACAAAAAGTCGCTTTAGGTCCTTTCTCGCCAGTAGAGACATCTGTTTTTAGAGGGTTGGGAGCCTTACTGATCCTTATTCCTCTTTGGCTCTGGAGGGAAGGGGTCGTTCCTTTTTCACGAAAAGATTGGCAAAACTTTTTTTTTCTAGGAATCGGAGTCCTTGGCAATCACCTGTTCGTTCTCTTTGGCCTGCAATTTATTGGGGCAGGGGCTGCTGGCATCATAATAGGTTCAAGCCCGGCCATTACCGCCTTCTTGTCCTCGCTCATCCTTAAGGATATTCCCCTGCGTGTGATTTGGCTTGGCTGTCTTGTCTCGTTTTTAGGAGTATTGAGTATTTCCGGGCGCGAGGCGGTGGATGGATTGGGTTCCAATCCTTTACTCGGAGGGAGTCTGGTGGTCTGTGCATTGGTCAGTTGGGCCTTATATACCATTGGCTGTCGAAAAACCATGGAACGGTTTTCTCCGCTGACGGTGACATGGACGACTCTTCTACTCTCCATGATCTTTGAAATCCCTTTGTTAAGCCTAAGTCACAAAGTCCTGGTTACAGGGGTAGAGTCGGTTCCGGTATCTGGCTGGCTGGCACTTCTTTACGTTATGGTGTTTGCTACGGCATTGGGTCAACAGGCCTGGTTGTTTGGCGTCAAAGGAATCGGTCCTTCCAGAGCAGGAATTTTTGGGAATCTTATTCCCGTTTCTGCGCTGTGTTTTTCGGTGATGATTTTGGGGGAACCGGTTGGCATGAGAGAAATAAGTGGGATAGGATTGATTCTGATTGGGGTCTGGTTGGTTGATCGACAATCCTGTGCCGTGTTAGTGAAGGTCCCCTGA